AACGCGATCGCTTTCAGAGGCCAGATTTGAAATCCCTCTTCAAACCCTTGCTCGTGAGTGGCATGGTTGTTGCAGTTTTGAGTCTGTTGCTGGATTTGCATGGAGTTGTCAAAGCCAAAAATCATGGCGAAGTTTGCCAAGAAATTGTGCAATCCAAGGCCACGCTTTCTAGAGAACAATTAGCCAAACTTCTCACCATTCCAGAGCGCGATCGCAAAAGCAAAGTACAGGGGATTTTGAAAGCGCCTTACTGCAAGTTACCAAAATTAGAAGTCCGCGCTGGTGTCAAGGCCGAGCGAGAAGCTTATCCCTTAGAGTTTGACCCCCAGACTTGGTTAGTGATTTTGTATGAGGGCGATGAGTATGCGGGGTATCGGTTTAGTTTTCGTTAGGTTGGCTGTGGCGATCGCCATCTTGGTACTGCTGCGCTTCGGTTGCTCTCGTCAGGAAACCACAGAGTTAACGCCTCAGAAAATCCAATTGGCCCAAACTTGGGAACTCCAACCCGGTAGCGCGATCGCGGGTTATCAAGTTGCCGGAGGTCTGGGCGATATTTCCATTTTTTTAGGGGGTAAAGCCGTGTTTGCGCCGTTTACTGGATTGGTGCAGCCGTACCAAGGTAACTGTGTTTTGTTTTCTAGTGACGAGGTGCCAGCTTACCTATTTCGACTTTGTGGCCTGAAGCAACCCCAGGCAGGCGATGTGCGCCGAGGGGAAGTCATTGGAGCGGGTACCTACTTACAGTTTGCCGCGCTGCGAAAACAACCCAATGGCACTTGGGCTTTTGTCGAACCTTCTCGAAGCATTTTGGAGCGCACTCTTAAACAGCATCAAACTAGATAACCATGAAACAGCATCATTTTGTTGCCGCTAGCTTGCTTGTGGTCACGCTGGGCACAGCTCAAGCTGCACAGGCAGATGATGTCGGTTTAGACTTTAGTCTCTCGTCTGAACAACATTTGTCCGCCACTGCGACGGTTCAGGGTTCAAGTCAGGCTCCTACTTCCCCCGCTACTGCCTTAGAACCTGCGGCAGAAGTAGCCCTAGGGGAGCTGGATTTTGCCCTTGCCCCACCCGCTGTAGAACCCCCCGCCCCACCCAACTCAGCTACCAACAATACCAGCTCCCCTAGGGCTACTTCTGCGATCGCAGCTACTGATTCTGAACCAGTGCCAACTGCACCCGCTGATTTGTTTGAGGGAGGTGTCAACTCATTGGTTGCCAAAGCGGTGGGTAGTGCTGAGGGTACCAGAACCCCAATGGGCGATCGCACCAGGGCTTACTACGGGCATATAGATCCGGGTAACGGTGTCTGGAATCTCGGTTCTTTTTCTTACCAGCATGGTGCCCCCTCCCCAGAAGCAGCGGATGAGAAGCAGCTCAAACGATTAGCCAAGCAAGCCACAATGGTGCGACAGCAAGCCGCAGCCAAAGGTATGCAGTTAAACCTGGAAGAGGAACTAAACGCGATCGATTTAGCGAATCAAGCTCCTTTAGCTGCCCTCGATCGCGGGGGTTACATTGATTGGCTAGAAGCTGCTCACAAAATGGGTTTGCGAGGTTCAGAAGCGGTTTTGTGGGCTAGGACGCGATCGTTTCTAAACCCAGATACAGGTCAGTGGAATGCCCCCGGTCTCGGTAACAATGTCTATAGCATTTCTCGCGATCAGGAACGGCGGCAGCAAGCCATTGCCAGAGCGATCGCCCTGCATCAACAGCAATACCAGAAACCAGCCGCTGCGGTAGCTCCACCCCAGCCACCCCAAACATCGGCTAGTGCTCCACCTCCCACCCCAGAAGCGGTGGCAACTCAAATCGTTTTCTACGACTTAGACCAGTAGAGATTTGTGGTTTCCTCGAAGGCTGCCCAATAGCGGTTGTAGCTGGTTTTCTGGCGACATCTATCAATTGAACGTGGTCGCTGAGGTGCAATATGCGCCAGAAGAATTCGGGCGATCGGCTGCTTCCACTCTGCTCGTGGCAAATCGACCGCAGCAGGCAGACAACAACGCACAAAAAAGTCGAGGTGAGTTTAATAACCCTCGACTTTTTTGTTTTCGGATCGCCTTGGATCGTTTTAATGAAAAGCTGTAGCGGCGCGATCGCAAAGTAGATAACACACTTTGAGACGAGATCTCAGAGGGTAAGCATTGGCTTAGATTGCGATACCCCACTGCCCAGTCTTATCTAAAACGCTACTTTCAGTTATTCCTGCTCTATCTCTTGCTCTAAGAGATTGGAGAGCTTACCTCTGATATGAGCCACTCTTTGGCTGTCTTTGGGATACGCCACAAGTTTGACTTCTACTTCAGTAATATTTTTGATTCGAGTTGTCTTTTCCCAAAGTCTCTTTTCCCTGTCAGTTTCGTCCTCATATCGGAACGTCACTGTTTTATTCGTCACATCAAGAATTTGGACGTTTTTGATCCAAGTATTCGTACCGCCGAGACAGAGCCAAACGTTTGGCTGCCCAATAAGCTCTCTAAGCTTGTCTCTCATAGATTGGCTTTTCCTTATCCTTGGTAATGAACTAGGGTGCTGCTCAGCGTAATTCTTGGTGACTGCACAGTTAAAAGTCAGTCGCGTTTTTGTCTGTGCCTATAGAATCCACTAACTTAGTTCTTAAAATTACCGGGAAAATACTTAATCTAGTAGGCCATAGTTAAGCCGTTTATATAGATTTATGGATGTCAAGCTCTCCAGGCAGGCTGCCCCCTGAGGATTTTTACGACTGATTGCTCTCACTAAAAAAGGCGCACAGCTAGCTGCACGCCTTTCTTCAGACTAACAATGGTTCACCGCTTAACGCTTAGCTAGCTTCTTGGTGACTTTGCGGAGACGAATGGATTGGGGGGTAACTTCCACCAACTCATCGGGACCGATATACTCCAACGCCCGCTCTAGGCTCATATCAATCGGAGCTTGCAATTGTACTAGTTCCTCACCCCCAGAAGCTCGGTGGTTGGTCAACTGCTTGCTTTTACAGATATTGAGTTCTAGGTCTTGCTGGCGGTTGTGCTCACCCACAATCATGCCCTTGTACACCTTGGTACCTGGCGTGATGAAGAATGCACCCCGATCTTCAGCGTTTTTCATGGCGTAGAAGGTAGCGGTTCCTTCTTCAAACGCAATCAGCACACCATTGCGGCGGGCCTCAATGTCACCACCCAAAGGACGGTAATCGAGGAAGCTATGGTTCATGATGCCTTCGCCACGAGTTAGCCGCATGAACTCACCCCGGAAGCCCACCAGACCACGAGCAGGAACGACGAATTCCAACTGAGTCCGACCGTTGGGGCTGACCATCATGTTTTGCATTTCAGCCCGCCGCTGACCCAATCGCTCGATACAGCTACCGACTGCTTCTTCGGGCACATCGAGAACCAAATTCTCAAATGGCTCGCAGGGTTGGCCGCTGACTTCGCGATAAATAACTTGTGGCTGAGATACTTGGAACTCATAGCCTTCCCGGCGCATGGTTTCGATCAAGATGCCGAGGTGTAATTCACCCCGACCCGAAACCAGGAAGCGATCGGGAGATTCCGTTTCTTCAACTCGTAGAGCTACGTTGGTTTCTAGTTCTCGCATCAAGCGATCGCGCACCTGACGAGAGGTGACGAAACTACCTTCTTGGCCCGCAAACGGCGAGTCGTTTACCGAGAAAGTCATCTGTAAGGTTGGTTCGTCTACCTTGATCAGAGGCAGCGCTTGAGGCTCGTTAGGGCAAGTAATGGTTTCACCAATGTTGGCATTGGCAAAGCCAGCAACTGCTACAAGGTTACCTGCGGTCGCTTCTGCAATATCAACTCGCTTTAGGCCATCAAAGCCCATCAGCTTGCTGATCTTGGATTTAACGATTTCACCCGTTTCAGTGACCAATGCTGCTTGCTGCCCAACGCGAATCGTACCGTTGTGAATTTTGCCAATCACAATCCGACCTACGTACTCAGAGTAGTCCAGCGTGGTGACTTGCAGTTGCAATGACTTGCTAGGATCGCCCACAGGTGGGGGAACGTGACGTAGGAAGGCATTGAAGAGAGGCTGCATATCTACGCCTTGTTCTTCTAGAGTTTCTTTGGCGTAGCCTTCCAGACCCGAAGCAAAGAGGTAAGGGAAATCGCACTGATCATCATCTGCACCGAGTTCTAGGAACAGATCCAAAACTTTATCAACTGCGGTGTGGGGGTCAGCACGAGGACGGTCGATTTTGTTGACCAAGACAATGGGACGTAAACCCTTTTCCAAGGCTTTCTTTAGTACGAAACGAGTTTGCGGCATGGGGCCTTCGTTGGCGTCTACAATCAGCAGACAGCCATCCACCATACCCAGAACTCGCTCGACTTCGCCTCCGAAGTCGGCGTGACCAGGGGTGTCAACAATATTAATTAGGGTTTCTTTGTAGCGAACCGCTGTGTTCTTCGACAAAATAGTAATGCCGCGCTCTCGCTCCAAGTCGTTGGAGTCCATGACGCAATCCGGAACCTCTTCTCCTTCACGGAATGTGCCAGCTTGTTTGAGCAGTGCATCGACAAGAGTAGTTTTGCCGTGGTCAACGTGGGCAATGATGGCGACATTGCGGATGGGGAGAGACATAGAGGAGTTCCAGCGTTAAGGAATAAAGAGCTAGGAGTCTAGAGAATAGTCAAGGCTTCTTGTATTAAGTTTTCCCGCAAGAAGCTTAAATCTTCCTGTAAAGAAGACTTAATAATTCTAGCTTACCTGACTAAGGCATGAAAGTTTTATTGAGGCGGTTGAGGGTCTGTAGGGAAAGCCGCACATCCTTATTATAGCAAGTGAGATTTTGAGCTAAAGTGCGATCGCAGTGGGGCAAGTTGCAGGACAAGTTGGGCAGACAATGGCAAAGGTTCGACTAGAGGAAATTACCCGCCAATTCAAAGAGGCAGTTGCGATCGCAGACATTACCTTTGAAGTGCCAGATGGCGAATTTTGGGTGATGGTAGGGCCGTCGGGTTGTGGCAAGTCTACGATTCTACGCACGATCGCTGGTCTAGAATCAGCCACTTCCGGCGATCTTTATATCGGGGACAGATTGATGAATCAAGTGCCAGCGCGTCAACGCGATGTGGCGATGGTGTTTCAAAATTACGCCTTGTACCCGCACATGAGCGTGGCGGAAAATCTGGCCTTTGGCTTGAAGATGCGAAAAGCTGACTCGCAAACCATTCAAGCAAGAGTGGAA
This region of Trichocoleus desertorum NBK24 genomic DNA includes:
- a CDS encoding DUF6679 family protein; this translates as MRDKLRELIGQPNVWLCLGGTNTWIKNVQILDVTNKTVTFRYEDETDREKRLWEKTTRIKNITEVEVKLVAYPKDSQRVAHIRGKLSNLLEQEIEQE
- the typA gene encoding translational GTPase TypA yields the protein MSLPIRNVAIIAHVDHGKTTLVDALLKQAGTFREGEEVPDCVMDSNDLERERGITILSKNTAVRYKETLINIVDTPGHADFGGEVERVLGMVDGCLLIVDANEGPMPQTRFVLKKALEKGLRPIVLVNKIDRPRADPHTAVDKVLDLFLELGADDDQCDFPYLFASGLEGYAKETLEEQGVDMQPLFNAFLRHVPPPVGDPSKSLQLQVTTLDYSEYVGRIVIGKIHNGTIRVGQQAALVTETGEIVKSKISKLMGFDGLKRVDIAEATAGNLVAVAGFANANIGETITCPNEPQALPLIKVDEPTLQMTFSVNDSPFAGQEGSFVTSRQVRDRLMRELETNVALRVEETESPDRFLVSGRGELHLGILIETMRREGYEFQVSQPQVIYREVSGQPCEPFENLVLDVPEEAVGSCIERLGQRRAEMQNMMVSPNGRTQLEFVVPARGLVGFRGEFMRLTRGEGIMNHSFLDYRPLGGDIEARRNGVLIAFEEGTATFYAMKNAEDRGAFFITPGTKVYKGMIVGEHNRQQDLELNICKSKQLTNHRASGGEELVQLQAPIDMSLERALEYIGPDELVEVTPQSIRLRKVTKKLAKR